A window from Triticum aestivum cultivar Chinese Spring chromosome 6D, IWGSC CS RefSeq v2.1, whole genome shotgun sequence encodes these proteins:
- the LOC123140978 gene encoding S-(+)-linalool synthase, chloroplastic-like encodes MAAAHVCFSLSSFAPLLHSALPVARNGGQSGRNHGLFRPSPVIHPGREPVSHELSDDFDFQESLLNVQALLHQHPKSNKGMLSMVDHLKRLCIDHYFQDEIDNIIDSSVDLLHSDDLLDATLSFRLMREVGYYVSADDVLQKFTNDNGDFNLRHSKDLRGLLSLHDMSHLNMGEASLYKANEFSSKHLKFALKYLEPNLARYVMKSIDHPYHVSLRQYKARHHLSYLQNLPTRHTAIEKLALAEFQMKKLQHQSEMQEIKRWWVDLGLSQEIPAARDQVLKWYMWSMTILEGFSFSRYRVEATKVISMVYIVDDIFDLVATQEELCLFNEAIKMWDLAAAESLPSYMISCYKALYTITNDIADMVRKEHGLNPINHLKQAWATLFDGFMIEGKWLSTNQVPTSKDYLRNGVITSGAPLLFMHLLFMLGHDLTEDNNDHILRVISCPAKIMRLWDDMGSAKDELQEGLDGSYKDLYQRENPHADAEKHMLDMIAGEWEDLNRECFSQTKSTLPPSFIGASLNFARMVSIMYGYDDEQKLPALEDYTRMLLF; translated from the exons ATGGCTGCTGCGCATGTATGCTTCTCCTTGTCCTCCTTCGCGCCATTGCTCCATTCGGCTTTGCCGGTGGCCAGAAATGGTGGCCAGAGTGGCCGAAACCATGGGTTATTTCGCCCTTCGCCAGTGATACATCCGGGGCGGGAGCCTGTGTCCCATGAGCTGTCCGATGATTTTGACTTCCAG GAAAGCCTATTGAATGTTCAAGCGTTGCTTCATCAACATCCGAAGAGCAACAAAGGAATGTTGAGCATGGTTGATCACCTCAAACGCCTCTGCATTGACCACTATTTCCAGGATGAAATCGATAACATAATAGACTCGTCTGTGGATCTCCTCCATAGTGATGATCTACTTGACGCAACCCTTTCCTTTAGGCTGATGAGAGAAGTTGGATATTATGTTTCGGCAG ACGATGTTCTTCAGAAGTTCACAAACGATAATGGTGATTTCAACCTTAGGCATAGCAAAGACCTTAGAGGGTTGCTGAGCTTGCATGACATGTCACACCTCAACATGGGAGAAGCTTCACTCTACAAGGCAAATGAATTCTCAAGCAAGCACCTAAAATTTGCACTTAAGTATTTGGAGCCAAACCTTGCGAGATATGTGATGAAGTCAATAGACCATCCCTACCATGTGAGCCTGAGGCAATACAAGGCTAGGCATCATTTGAGTTACCTCCAGAACTTGCCTACTAGGCACACTGCAATTGAGAAGCTGGCACTTGCAGAATTTCAGATGAAGAAGTTGCAACATCAGAGTGAAATGCAAGAGATTAAGAG ATGGTGGGTGGATTTGGGATTGTCTCAAGAAATTCCAGCTGCAAGGGACCAAGTTCTGAAATGGTACATGTGGTCCATGACTATCCTCGAGGGTTTCTCCTTCTCAAGATATCGGGTTGAGGCCACAAAAGTTATCTCAATGGTCTACATTGTGGATGACATCTTTGATCTTGTCGCCACACAAGAGGAGCTCTGTCTCTTTAATGAGGCGATCAAAAT GTGGGATCTTGCAGCTGCTGAGTCACTGCCGAGTTACATGATATCATGTTACAAGGCTCTTTACACCATCACAAATGATATCGCTGATATGGTCAGGAAAGAGCATGGATTGAACCCTATCAATCATCTCAAGCAAGCA TGGGCAACTTTGTTTGATGGATTCATGATCGAGGGAAAATGGCTATCTACTAATCAGGTTCCTACATCGAAGGACTACCTAAGAAATGGTGTCATCACTTCAGGAGCGCCACTTTTATTTATGCATCTTTTATTCATGCTTGGGCATGATTTAACGGAGGACAACAACGACCACATCCTTAGGGTCATCTCTTGCCCTGCAAAGATCATGAGGCTCTGGGATGACATGGGGAGTGCAAAG GATGAGTTGCAGGAAGGGCTCGACGGATCATACAAGGATTTGTACCAGAGAGAAAACcctcatgctgatgcggagaagCACATGTTGGATATGATAGCGGGTGAATGGGAGGATCTAAACAGGGAATGCTTCTCTCAGACAAAGTCCACACTACCACCTAGCTTCATCGGGGCGTCTCTCAACTTTGCAAGGATGGTCAGCATCATGTATGGCTATGACGACGAGCAGAAGCTCCCCGCCCTGGAGGATTACACTAGGATGTTGCTCTTTTGA